The following DNA comes from Methanobrevibacter sp..
CGTGACTGGCTGCATGTTCACGACCACTGTACTGCAATAGATTTGGTTTTACATGAAGGTAAGTTGGGTGAAGTCTATAACATTGGTGGAAACAATGAAAAAGAAAATATTTATATTGTAAAACTGATTCTTGAAACTTTAGGAAAAGATGAATCATTGATTGAGTTTGTGACTGATCGTTTAGGTCATGATAGGCGTTATGCTATTGATTCATCAAAGATTCAGGATGAGCTGGGCTGGAATCCGGATTATACATTTGAAGTAGGTATTAAAGAAACAATTCAATGGTATCTTGACAATCAGGATTGGACCAACAAAATCAAAAGCGGACAATATCAGGAATATTATGAAAAAATGTATTCAAATAGGTAGTGATTTACACTTGAAATTTACCTCTTAATTTTATAATATTCATTTTTTATTATTTTTTTTATAAAATGTTCAAATAATTTCTTTTAACAATCAATTTATATTTATATTTTTTAATTCGAAATTCCATGATTTTTTCTATTTTTAAGATAATTTTATATATTATTATTCTTTAATATTAATTGATAATGTAAATTAAAAATTTATTTATTTTTTGGGAAATGGTGATTTGGATGTTGGAGCAATATTTGCCTTTTGTAGGATTAATTATTTTTGGTAATATCGAAAATTTAGTATTATCTTCTCAAGGTGTTGTGGCTGGTGTTAATTCGGTTAAATTAGGTGTTGCAAGTTTCATATGTGTGGCTGCATGGTTAGCCATTGGAACATTTGGTACACAACTATTAATTAATTATGTTGATTTTATTGATTTCATTGGTGGTTTAGCTATCCTTATTTTAGGAGCTCAGGCAATGATTACTTCAATTAGGGGTGAATAAGATGGATCCGGAAATTAGGCATTTTTTACCACTATTGGTTTTCGGTAACATTGAAAACTTGATTTTAGCGGCACAAGGTGTTGCAGCACATGTTGACCCTGTTGGATTAGCTATTTTAAGTTTTATAGCTGTACTTTGCTGGCTTTTAATTGGAACATTCGGTACAAAAGTGGCAATGAAATATGCTAGAGCAATTAATTTCATCGGCGGTTTAGCAATATTCATTTTAGGTATTCAGGCTATTGTTGAAGCTATTCCTGGAATGTTAGCATTTTTCTAGATTTTCATGCCGTATTTAAAGCACAAAGTATATGGCTTATTATTTAAGCTATTTAAACATACTCATGTTGAAAATAATCGAATTTCTTTTATTATTGATTCAAAAGAATCATTCAAAGGCAATTTGGATTATATTAAAAAGGAATTTGAAAAAAGGGGAGATTATGAATTCCACTTTTTTTACAAAGACAAATTGTCTTTCGGCAGCTTTAAAAAATTAGCCGGTTCCAAATTCATATTTTTAAACGATAATTTTTTCCCACTTGCTTTCATGAAATTCGGTTCAAATAATGTGATAGTCCAATTGTGGCATGCTCCTGGAGCTTCAAAGAAATTTGGAGGATCTGTGGATATTGGCAGTCGTGAAATATTAAGTAAAATCTCTCAAAATACCGATTACTTAATTGTTACATCTAAAAATATTATCAGCTATTATAGTGAAGCTTTTCAAATGCCTAAAGATAAGATAAAACCTTTAGGGCTGCCAAGAATGGATTATTATTTTGAAAATCATAATTTAAATAAATTAAAAAAAGATTTTTGTGAAAAATATTCCTTGTCTCAAGATAAAAAGATTATTCTTTATGCTCCAACTTTTAGAGATGAGGAAAAATTCAACAATGTTTTTAATTACCTTGATTTGGATAAATTTAATGAAAAATTAAGTGATGAGTATATTTTAGCTTTAAGACTTCATCCCAAGATTAAAGATTTCTATAAAGATGATATTTCTGCTCAAGGGAAGTATGTAGATGTGAGCAATTGGGAAAGTGAACAGGAATTAATGTTGATTAGTGACGTCTTAATCACAGATTATTCATCTATCATGATTGAGTATTCAGCTTTAAATAAGCCAACTGTATTTTTCACATATGATTTAAATGAATATCTGGCTAACGAACGTGGATTTTACTATGATTTTAAAACAACTGTTCCAGGACCTATTGTTTATACTTCTGATGAGTTGATTGATGTTATTGAAAATGAGAAGTTTGATAAAAGTAAAATATCTGAATTTGTTAAGACACAATTTGATGAAATTGACGGTCGTTCATCTGAAAGAATTGTTAATTACTTATTAAAATAAAGGAAGATAAAATGGATAATATTAAGGTTAGTGTAATTGTCCCAGTATATAACGCCTCAAAGTATATAAGTAAAACTTTAGATTCAATTATTACTCAGGATTTTGATAGTTTTGAGATAATTGTCATTGATGACGGCTCATCAGATAACAGTTTGGAGATAATTCACAATACGTTAAATGAATGTGAAATTCCAAATAAGATAATTCATCAGGAAAATTCCGGTGTTAGTGTAGCAAGAAATGTGGGAATTGATGAGTCAAAAGGTGATTACTTAGTTTTCATTGATGCTGATGATTATGTAAGCTCAAATCACATATCAAGTTTATACAATGGCAAAACAGATTTCAGTTTAACATTATATGCTAAAAAAGAAGGCAGTAAAATAACAAATCTTGATAAGTACTCACAAGACACAATTTCAACACATGATTTTATTAAAATGGAACTTAACATGGAAATCACATTCAATTTCTTCCAATTAATGTATAAATCAGATATAATTAAAAATAACAATATTAGATTTACACCGGGCATTGTATACGGTGAAGATACAGAATTTGCACATAAGGCACTAAATTACGGAGAAAATATTGCTATTAATAATGAAGTAACCTATTTTTATGTTCAACACTCACAGTCAGCTATAAACACCACTGAATACAAACGATTCGGAATTGTCGAAATATTTGAAAATATTGCCGAGTTCTACAAACAAAACAATAAACCTGAATTCAGCCACCTGATAATTACTTCACGTATACCAAAAGCAATATTTGGAAATATGAACTTCTTTTTTTATAATGGATATGATTTTAATGAAGTAACAGCTAAAATGGATGAATTAAATTTGTTTGAAAAGCTATCCAAATATCAGGGCGACAGTAAATTTAAACTAAAAATAAAGTTATTCTTATTAAATCCGAAATTATATTATAAGATATGGAGAAAACTTAAAAATTCAATTGATTAATATGAAAGTTTCTGTAGTTACACCAAATTATAATGGAGAAAAATTTCTTAAAACATTTTTTGAATCTTTAAACAATGATTCTGACTTAATTGGAGAGGTAATCATAGTTGACAACGGATCAACTGATAAAAGCAAAGAATACATTAAAAACAACACTTTTAACTTTCCTGTCATATTGATTGAAAACACAGATAATCTAGGTTTTTCACCGGCAGTTAATCAGGGAATTTTAAAAGCCAGATATGAATATATATTCTCACTTAACAACGACACTGAGATTAAGCCGGGATCCATTAAGGCTTTAACAGATTTGATATCTTCAGATGAGAATATTTTTTCAGTACAGGCTAAAATGCTTCAGTATAACAATAAGCAATTAATCGATGATGTTGGAGATGAATATAATCTTCTTGCATGGACCAAAAAAACAGGAGAAAACCATAATTCAAACGAATACACGGAAGTTTGTGATATCTTTTCTGCTTGCGCCGGAGCGGCAATGTATAAGAAAACCCTTCTAAATGAAATAGGCATGTTTGACAATAATTTTTTTGCATATATGGAAGATGTTGATTTGGCAATACGCTCTAAAATAAACGGATATAAGAATCTGTTATGTCCTGATGCAATCGTTTATCATATCGGTTCTGCAACATCCGGTAGCAGATATAACGAATTTAAAGTTCGTTTGGCTGCTCGAAACAATGTGTGGGTAGTTTATAAAAATATTCCAATACCATTAAAAATAATCAACTTCATATTCCTGTTTTTAGGATTTTTAATCAAATATCTGTTTTTTGTTAAAAAGGGATTCGGTTCAACATATCTGGAAGGCATAAAAGAGGGATTGTCAAGCAGAAGTAAAATTGATAAAGTCAAATTCAAATCTAAAAATACAAAAAACTATTTTAAAATTGAATACAGATTAATAATTAATACTCTTAAATTTTTAAAAAAATAAATAGTGAGTTTTATGGACCTTTCAGTTGTAATTGTAAATTATCAAACATTTGAGTTAACAAAAAATACAATTAATTCTATTTTAGAATATGAATATCCCTTTGATGTTGAGATATTTGTTGTGGATAATGCGTCCAGCGATGATAGTTTATCAAAACTTAAGGATTATTTCGGAAATAAGGTTAAATTTATCGCTTCAGTTGAAAATAATGGATTTGCAGCAGGTAACAATCAGGCCTTAAGACAAGCCACTGGCAAATATCAGCTGCTTTTAAACTCAGACACTATTGTATGGGAAAATACATTAGGAGACATTTATAATTACATGGAAAATCATCCTGATGTTGGAGCATGCGGATGTCAGGTTCTTTTGGAAAACGGCGAACTTGACAAAGCCTGTAAAAGGTCATTTCCAAATGTCAAAAACTCATTTTTCAGACTGTTCCATATTCCTACTAAAAGCAAGGATGACAACTATAATTTAACTGACCTGCCTGATGGGGAAGTTTATGAAATAGACTGTCTGACAGGTGCATTCATGTTCATGAGAAAGGAAGCACTGGACCAGATCGGTCTTTTGGATGAAACATTTTTCATGTATGGTGAAGATATTGATTTATGTTATCGCATTAAGCATGGCGGCTGGAAGATAATATATTATGGCAAATCAAAAATAACTCACCTTAAAGGGGCAAGTAGCAAAAAACAAAAATCCAAACTTATTTATGAATTTTATCGAGCAATGTATATTTATTATAAAAAACATCATGCAGATGAATCCTTTTTCATAGTCAATTGGGTAGTTTATATTGGAATTGCACTTTTATGCGCTTTAAAACTTTTTTTAAATATCTTCAAAAAGAAAAATTAATTAATGTATAAATATAATATATATTATAAACTAGTTTTTTTGGTAGTTATTATGATAAAGGAAAATCAAAGGGCATTGAATGTAATATTGATATTAATTGATGTTTTAGTGATAACTGTATCACTTATATGTTCAATTTGGTTAAGATTTAAGACTACTTTATTTGGCCCGCTCGGAGGGCATTTAGGTTTGCAAAGTTATCTGCTGTTTTTAATCTTGGCTGTCATTCCTGTTTATCTGATATTATACTTTGCATTTGGCCTTTATAAGCCTCGCAGAACTTACAAAAATATCTTTTCAGAAGCTACTCAAATAATAAAAGTCAATATATTATCTTTCCTTATTCTGGTTTCAATTCTATTTATTATAAACCAGCCTGACTATTCCAGGATAATGCTATTTTTACTTGCTATAATAGCAACTTTCTTTGGAATTATTGAAAGATTTGTCATTAGAAGTGTTTTAAAGAATTTAAGAGTTAATAATAAGAATTTAAAACATATTCTAATCGTTGGAGACAATGATTTGGCATTCACATTCGCTCGCAGAATCAGAGAAAATCCTTATCTTGGTTTTGTTGTTAGCGGATTTTTAGGAAGGGCTGAGCATGTTGGTATGGAAGTTGAAGGCAGTAGCATCATAGGTGCCTTTAAAGATTTGGATAAGGTACTTGAGAAAAATAGATATGATAGAGTTGTTTTGGCTATTCCTTTAAAATATTATTATAAGATTAATGAACTAGTGGAGAGTTGTGAAAAAGTAGGAATTAAGGCGGAAATTATTCCTGATTATATAAGATATTTCCCAGCACAACCATCAGTTGACATGATTGAAGACATTCCTATAATCAATATTCGTTATGTTCCGTTAGATGATGATTTTAATAAATTTTTAAAATACCTTTCTGATTATGTAATATCACTCATAGCTATTATAATAACATCACCTATCATGATTATAACAGCTATTGCAATTAAATTAACATCTCCGGGCCCTATAATCTTTAAGCAAGAGAGAATGGGCTATAATGGTAAGACATTCATGATGTATAAATTCCGTAGTATGAGAGTACAGGATCCAAATGAAGAAAAATCAGAATGGACCACTCGTGATGATCCAAGAAAAACCAAAGTTGGAGATATAATTAGAAAAACCAGTATTGATGAATTGCCGCAGTTTTTCAATGTCCTAAAAGGGGATATGAGTGTAGTTGGTCCAAGACCTGAAAGACCATATTTTGTAGAACAATTCAAGGAAACAATTCCAAAATATATGGTTAAACATCAAGTAAAACCGGGTTTGACCGGATGGGCTCAAATACATGGTTGTCGTGGTGATACTTCAATCAAAAAACGTATTGATTATGATATAGAATATGTAGAAAACTGGCACATGGGTTTAGACTTGGCTATAATGATTAAAACCGCAGTTAAGAAAAATCCTAATGCATATTAGCATTTCTGTGAATTTGTGCATGTGTGCACTTTGGCAATATTTAAATAAATTTTTTGATAAATTGATATTGAGATTACTTTTCAAATGCTCTCTCTCTAACTTTATATACACTATAAATATAAAATTATAATTAACTTTTCTATGAGGGGTTTGGTATGCAAGAAAAAATTTTACAAGAATACGAAAAAGTTAAAGATAAACTTTCTGAAGAAGAGTTCTTAGAAGAAATTGAAAGATTAAAAGCAGATAATGATGGAATTGATTTCATTGATGATTTTGGTGCTGCACAAATGGTGGTGCAAAACCATAATGGAGTTGACACATCTATTTTTGAAAATACACAAGAAGAATCTTCATCTGAAATGAGTGAAGACATTCAGGAAAGATATGATAAAGTAAAAGACTTAATTTCTAAAGAAGAATTCTTTGAAAGGATGGAAAAATTCAGACAACAAGAAATTGAAAATCCATTTATGACCGATGTGAGCTTAGCGGACATGGTTGTTGGAGAATTTGTTGAAGAAGAACCTGAAAGACATGCGGATCCTCCGGAATTTGTTAAACCTATTAATCAGCTTGAAGCCAATAGTCGTGATGTAAATATAGCTGGTAGGGTAATTTCAATTTCAAATCCAAGATCATTTAAAACACGTAAAGGTCAAAGTGGGGAAGTATGTAATGTTGAATTAAAAGACAACACTGGTGAAATCAGAGCAGTATTCTGGACACAGAATATTAAATTGCTTAAAAATGTCACTGAAGGAGATATTATTCAAATTAAAGAGACTGACATTAAAGAAGGATATACTGGCTTAGAAGCTAATTTAAGACCAAGATCTACTCTTATTCATTTGGATGAAGACCCTTCAAGATTCCCGGCTTATGAAGAAGAAATTACAAAAATTGCTGATATTGAACCGGAAACAAAAGTTAATATTATTGCAAGAATTATTAGAATTCCAACAATTAGAAGCTATGAAAAAAATGGAAAAGAAGGAAAAGTTGCATCTCTTGAATTACAAGATGATTCAGGACAAATCTCTTACACATTATGGAATAAAAATGTTGAATTGATCAATGATTTGAAATTAGAAGATGGGGACACAGTTAAAATTCTTCAGGCACAAGCACGTCAAAGACAAAACAGAGATGGTGAAAATGAAATTTCACTAACTCATTGGGATGGAAGAATTATTAAAGGAGATTATGACGTTCCCGAAATCCAACAGGTATTTACACCTATTGGGGATGTAAGTGAACAAAGAGATGTTTCCATTATAGGAGTTGTATCCAGATTACAAGATATCAAAGTATTTACAAGAAAAACAGACAATACTGAAGGTAAATTAAGAAACTTTGATGTAAGGGATGCAACCGATGAAATAAGAGTAACAGTTTGGGGTGATGACACCAACATTCCAATTAATAAAGGTGATTTCATTAAAATTATTGGCGGTGATGTTAGATTTGATGAATATACTCAAAGCCAATATTCCATGAATACTAATTTCAATACTCAAATCACTGTTAATCCTGAAAACTTACCACTTGAAACAATTGATGAGTTGGAAGCAATAAGAAATGAATTACATCCTGTTCCTATTGGAGAAATACAATTCGATTTCGATGAGGACGGAGTTGAAATTGATATTCAGGGCAGAATTCTTTCCCTAGAAGATCCAAGAGAATTCCAAAGAGATGATGGTAATATAGGAGTTGTTCGTTCAGCATTATTTGCGGATGAATCAGGTAAAGTCAGATTGTCCTTTTGGAATGAGAAAGCTCAAGGAGATTATGCTGTAGGTGAAGCGTACAGAATTGAAAATGCTAGAACTAGACTTGGTATGTACAGTGTCGATTTAAATATTGGTGGAAGTGCTAGAATTATAAGATTATCTGAAGAACAAGCATCTGCAATGTTTATTCCTGAACTTGCTACATTAGAAAAAGCAATTTATGATTATAAGAAAATTGAAGACCTTGATGAGGAGGAAGAAGACAAAATTATCATTGGTAGAGTCATTGAATTAAATGATATTCGTACTTTTGACAGAGACAACGGTGATACTGGTTCTGTAAGAAATATTGAAATTGCCGATGATACCGGATCAATTAGGGTCGTATTGTGGGATAAGGATGCTAATATGGAATTAGAAATGGGTCAACCACTTAAAATACAAAACCCTCGTTTAACATTAGATATGGATAATCGTCTTCAAGCAACCGTATCTGGTGGTACAACTATTTTAGATCCAAGTGAAAAAGAACTAGCTGAATTACCTTCTCAAGAAGAATTAATGGAATCTATATTTGTTTCAAAACCTATAGAATCCTTATTAGAAGATGATACTAATGTTCATATAACTGCTAGAATTAAAGAAGTATTCGCTGATAAAATATTGCTTAAAAAATGTCCAAATTGTAATGAAAATGTTGAAGAAAGTGAAGATGAATACATCTGTGATAACTGTGGTCATGTTTTCGATGAACCAAAATACACTCTTATGATCCCTACAAGAGTAGAGGATGATACAGGAGAAATTCCAGTTACTTTCTTTGGCGATTTAGCAGAACAACTTATTGACATGAAAAAAGAGGAAATAATTTCTCTTATGGAAGATACTTATGATATTAGTGATAAGCTTCAAGATTTAGTTGGAATGACTATTGAAATTATTGCTAATGTAAGTTTCAATGAATATACTGAAGAAAATAGGTTAAATCCTAAAAAACTTTTGAATAAATACTTTTAAAAATAAAAAAATAAGGAATGATTATTATGGTTGAATTAAGTGATTTACCAGGTGTTGGAGAAAAAACAGCAGAAAAATTAAAAGATGCAGGTTTCGCTGATATGATGAGATTAGCAACAGCTACTCCAAAAGAATTATCAGTAAAAGCTGAAATTGGAGAAGGAGTTGCTGAAAAAGTTATTGAAGCTGCTCGTAGAGCTGAGAACATTACATTTGAAACTGCATTAGAAGTAGATGAAAGAAGAAAAGATGTTGGACACATTACTGTTGGAAGTCAAGAATTCAATGATTTAATAGGTGGAGGAATTGAAACCCAATCTATCACTGAAGTGTTCGGTGAATTTGGATCTGGTAAAAGTCAAATCTCCCATGAATTAGCTGTTACTGTTCAATTACCAGAAGAACTTGGAGGTCTTGATGGAGAATGTGTATTTGTTGATACTGAAAACACTTTCCGTCCAGAAAGAGTAAGACAAATTGCAGAAGGATTCGAATTAGATACTGAAGAAGTGTTAAGTAGAATTCATGTTGCACGTGCATTCAACTCTTCTCACCAAATTTTAATGGTTGATAAAATTAATGAACTTATTCAGAGTGGAGCTAATGTTAAATTGGTTATTGTTGATTCATTAATGGCTCACTTCAGAGCAGAATATGTTGGAAGGGAATCATTAGCTGTCAGACAACAAAAATTAAATCAACATTTACATTCACTTCAACAAATTGCAAACACATACAATGTTGCAGTATTTTTAACTAACCAGGTTCAAGCTAAACCAGATTCATTCTTTGGAAGTCCTACCAAAGCTATTGGTGGACACGTTTTAGGTCACGCTTCCACTTATAGAATTTGGCTTAAAAAAGGTTTGGCTGGAAAAAGAATCGCACGTTTAGTGGATTCTCCTCATTTACCTGAAGGTGAATGTGTATTTAAAATTACTAGCGAAGGTATCGTTAGTTAATTTTAAAATTTTTATCTTTTTTTAAATTTTATCTATTTTTCATTGATTAATTTTAAATACTTTTATAATTTAAAGTAAGTATTATGAATGCAATTGAAATTACTATTTTATCAATCATCATAATGATTGGATTAGGGTATTTCCTTAAAAGGATTGATTTTTTAAGCGAAAAAGATATCGACCCTTTCAATAGAATAGTAATGTATATTTTAATGCCCTGCATGATTTTTCATGCTATTTATTCTGCAGATTTATCTCTATTGCCTAAGTTAGGAATTTTACCATTTATTATATTGGCATCATCATTTGCTACAGGTATTGTATCTTATTTAATATTAAGGCAATTGAAGTTGGATGACATCACTCTTTGGAGTGTACTGGTTACAGTCATGATTGCTAATACTGCTTTTATGGGATATCCGGTAACTTTAGGTATTTATGGAGCTGATGGGTTTTTAAGGGCTATCTTCTGTGATATGGCTACATTATGTATTTTTTTAATTTTATCATTTGTTTTGATATTGAAATTCGGAGGCACTGTCAAGACTGCCGTTAGAAAAATTGCTTTGTTTCCGCCATTATGGGCTGTTGTTTTAGGTTTAGGCTTTAATTTCTTTAATATACCAATTGGACCTGTCATTGACAATACTGTAAATTATCTTGGTCAGGGCGCCATTCCATTGATTATGATTGCTTTAGGCCTTTCAATTGATTTCAGTGCATTGTCTAGAAGCAAATCCATGATTGCCTTTACATCTGTAATGAAATTGGCATTTTTTCCGATTGTTGCTTTCATTATTGTATCGCAAGTTGGTTTGGTGGATCTTCAGCATACAGTTTCAGTTGTTGAGGCCGCTATGCCCTCAGGCATGATGTCATTGTTACTTGCAATAACCTACAAGCTTGATTATGAACTGACTTCGGATTGCATATTAATCAATACTGTAATCTCTTTGATTACACTTCCTATAATTATCATGTTATTGTAGTAAAAAATTTGAAATTTAATTTAACATAAATTTATTATTTCTAAAAATAATGATAATAATTCTTTATTTTAATTAATAATCTTTAGTTAAGTTTTATTTTTATTTTAAAGCTATTTTTAATGAGATTTTACTTCATCATATATAAGTGTTACTCCAAGTATTTTATAGAAACCTTTATAAATGTGTATTTACTACATTTATATATCTAATACTATGTAAAATTTTACTAAACTATTTTTAAATTGCAATTTTTTATATATATTAGATATTTTTCACGACTTGTACAAGGTGAATTAATATGGCAGAAGAAAAAAGAGATAATAACGAAGAATTAAGGATAGGTGTTTACGTCTGTCACTGTGGTGTTAACATTGGTGGAGTTGTAGACTGTCCTGAAGTAGCAGAATATGCTAAGACATTACCAAATGTTGTATACGCAACAGACTACAAATACATGTGTTCCGACCCTGGTCAAGCTATGATCCAAGAGGACATTAAAGAGAAAAACTTAAACAGAATTGTTGTAGCTGCTTGTTCCCCTCGTCTTCACGAACCTACTTTCCGTAGATGTGTAGAAGAAGCTGGATTAAACAAATTCTTATTTGAATTTGCTAACTTAAGAGAACAAGACTCCTGGGTACACATGAACGAACCAGAAGCAGCTACCGAAAAAGCAAAAGACTTAACTCGTATGGCTGTTGCAAAAGCAAGATTACTCGAACCATTAGAAGCTACCAAAGTAGCAGTAGATAACAAAGCATTAGTTATCGGTGGTGGAGTAGCAGGTATCCAAACCGCATTAGATTTAGGTGACATGGGATTCAAAACCTACATGGTAGAAAGAAACCCAACCATTGGTGGAAGAATGGGACAATT
Coding sequences within:
- a CDS encoding CDP-glycerol glycerophosphotransferase family protein, whose translation is MPYLKHKVYGLLFKLFKHTHVENNRISFIIDSKESFKGNLDYIKKEFEKRGDYEFHFFYKDKLSFGSFKKLAGSKFIFLNDNFFPLAFMKFGSNNVIVQLWHAPGASKKFGGSVDIGSREILSKISQNTDYLIVTSKNIISYYSEAFQMPKDKIKPLGLPRMDYYFENHNLNKLKKDFCEKYSLSQDKKIILYAPTFRDEEKFNNVFNYLDLDKFNEKLSDEYILALRLHPKIKDFYKDDISAQGKYVDVSNWESEQELMLISDVLITDYSSIMIEYSALNKPTVFFTYDLNEYLANERGFYYDFKTTVPGPIVYTSDELIDVIENEKFDKSKISEFVKTQFDEIDGRSSERIVNYLLK
- a CDS encoding glycosyltransferase; its protein translation is MDNIKVSVIVPVYNASKYISKTLDSIITQDFDSFEIIVIDDGSSDNSLEIIHNTLNECEIPNKIIHQENSGVSVARNVGIDESKGDYLVFIDADDYVSSNHISSLYNGKTDFSLTLYAKKEGSKITNLDKYSQDTISTHDFIKMELNMEITFNFFQLMYKSDIIKNNNIRFTPGIVYGEDTEFAHKALNYGENIAINNEVTYFYVQHSQSAINTTEYKRFGIVEIFENIAEFYKQNNKPEFSHLIITSRIPKAIFGNMNFFFYNGYDFNEVTAKMDELNLFEKLSKYQGDSKFKLKIKLFLLNPKLYYKIWRKLKNSID
- a CDS encoding glycosyltransferase family 2 protein, which encodes MKVSVVTPNYNGEKFLKTFFESLNNDSDLIGEVIIVDNGSTDKSKEYIKNNTFNFPVILIENTDNLGFSPAVNQGILKARYEYIFSLNNDTEIKPGSIKALTDLISSDENIFSVQAKMLQYNNKQLIDDVGDEYNLLAWTKKTGENHNSNEYTEVCDIFSACAGAAMYKKTLLNEIGMFDNNFFAYMEDVDLAIRSKINGYKNLLCPDAIVYHIGSATSGSRYNEFKVRLAARNNVWVVYKNIPIPLKIINFIFLFLGFLIKYLFFVKKGFGSTYLEGIKEGLSSRSKIDKVKFKSKNTKNYFKIEYRLIINTLKFLKK
- a CDS encoding glycosyltransferase family 2 protein, which produces MDLSVVIVNYQTFELTKNTINSILEYEYPFDVEIFVVDNASSDDSLSKLKDYFGNKVKFIASVENNGFAAGNNQALRQATGKYQLLLNSDTIVWENTLGDIYNYMENHPDVGACGCQVLLENGELDKACKRSFPNVKNSFFRLFHIPTKSKDDNYNLTDLPDGEVYEIDCLTGAFMFMRKEALDQIGLLDETFFMYGEDIDLCYRIKHGGWKIIYYGKSKITHLKGASSKKQKSKLIYEFYRAMYIYYKKHHADESFFIVNWVVYIGIALLCALKLFLNIFKKKN
- a CDS encoding undecaprenyl-phosphate glucose phosphotransferase, whose amino-acid sequence is MIKENQRALNVILILIDVLVITVSLICSIWLRFKTTLFGPLGGHLGLQSYLLFLILAVIPVYLILYFAFGLYKPRRTYKNIFSEATQIIKVNILSFLILVSILFIINQPDYSRIMLFLLAIIATFFGIIERFVIRSVLKNLRVNNKNLKHILIVGDNDLAFTFARRIRENPYLGFVVSGFLGRAEHVGMEVEGSSIIGAFKDLDKVLEKNRYDRVVLAIPLKYYYKINELVESCEKVGIKAEIIPDYIRYFPAQPSVDMIEDIPIINIRYVPLDDDFNKFLKYLSDYVISLIAIIITSPIMIITAIAIKLTSPGPIIFKQERMGYNGKTFMMYKFRSMRVQDPNEEKSEWTTRDDPRKTKVGDIIRKTSIDELPQFFNVLKGDMSVVGPRPERPYFVEQFKETIPKYMVKHQVKPGLTGWAQIHGCRGDTSIKKRIDYDIEYVENWHMGLDLAIMIKTAVKKNPNAY
- a CDS encoding OB-fold nucleic acid binding domain-containing protein, whose translation is MQEKILQEYEKVKDKLSEEEFLEEIERLKADNDGIDFIDDFGAAQMVVQNHNGVDTSIFENTQEESSSEMSEDIQERYDKVKDLISKEEFFERMEKFRQQEIENPFMTDVSLADMVVGEFVEEEPERHADPPEFVKPINQLEANSRDVNIAGRVISISNPRSFKTRKGQSGEVCNVELKDNTGEIRAVFWTQNIKLLKNVTEGDIIQIKETDIKEGYTGLEANLRPRSTLIHLDEDPSRFPAYEEEITKIADIEPETKVNIIARIIRIPTIRSYEKNGKEGKVASLELQDDSGQISYTLWNKNVELINDLKLEDGDTVKILQAQARQRQNRDGENEISLTHWDGRIIKGDYDVPEIQQVFTPIGDVSEQRDVSIIGVVSRLQDIKVFTRKTDNTEGKLRNFDVRDATDEIRVTVWGDDTNIPINKGDFIKIIGGDVRFDEYTQSQYSMNTNFNTQITVNPENLPLETIDELEAIRNELHPVPIGEIQFDFDEDGVEIDIQGRILSLEDPREFQRDDGNIGVVRSALFADESGKVRLSFWNEKAQGDYAVGEAYRIENARTRLGMYSVDLNIGGSARIIRLSEEQASAMFIPELATLEKAIYDYKKIEDLDEEEEDKIIIGRVIELNDIRTFDRDNGDTGSVRNIEIADDTGSIRVVLWDKDANMELEMGQPLKIQNPRLTLDMDNRLQATVSGGTTILDPSEKELAELPSQEELMESIFVSKPIESLLEDDTNVHITARIKEVFADKILLKKCPNCNENVEESEDEYICDNCGHVFDEPKYTLMIPTRVEDDTGEIPVTFFGDLAEQLIDMKKEEIISLMEDTYDISDKLQDLVGMTIEIIANVSFNEYTEENRLNPKKLLNKYF
- the radA gene encoding DNA repair and recombination protein RadA, encoding MVELSDLPGVGEKTAEKLKDAGFADMMRLATATPKELSVKAEIGEGVAEKVIEAARRAENITFETALEVDERRKDVGHITVGSQEFNDLIGGGIETQSITEVFGEFGSGKSQISHELAVTVQLPEELGGLDGECVFVDTENTFRPERVRQIAEGFELDTEEVLSRIHVARAFNSSHQILMVDKINELIQSGANVKLVIVDSLMAHFRAEYVGRESLAVRQQKLNQHLHSLQQIANTYNVAVFLTNQVQAKPDSFFGSPTKAIGGHVLGHASTYRIWLKKGLAGKRIARLVDSPHLPEGECVFKITSEGIVS
- a CDS encoding AEC family transporter, whose translation is MNAIEITILSIIIMIGLGYFLKRIDFLSEKDIDPFNRIVMYILMPCMIFHAIYSADLSLLPKLGILPFIILASSFATGIVSYLILRQLKLDDITLWSVLVTVMIANTAFMGYPVTLGIYGADGFLRAIFCDMATLCIFLILSFVLILKFGGTVKTAVRKIALFPPLWAVVLGLGFNFFNIPIGPVIDNTVNYLGQGAIPLIMIALGLSIDFSALSRSKSMIAFTSVMKLAFFPIVAFIIVSQVGLVDLQHTVSVVEAAMPSGMMSLLLAITYKLDYELTSDCILINTVISLITLPIIIMLL